Proteins from one Raphanus sativus cultivar WK10039 unplaced genomic scaffold, ASM80110v3 Scaffold3601, whole genome shotgun sequence genomic window:
- the LOC108847400 gene encoding uncharacterized protein LOC108847400 isoform X1, with amino-acid sequence MEGKGRIASSTSSSLTTELFGSRDPSPPSSSSGIFSSIFPHPSKGVTRDGQSSKHGSQAQRRESSNVQDRVEPCNLSSSLYYGGQDVYPRSTTNQSYPTVKNEGPRSQENDANGQNSQDVSRGNWWQELVNLRRW; translated from the exons ATGGAAGGTAAAGGACGAATTGCAtcatcaacttcttcttctttaaccaCCGAACTCTTCGGCTCCAGAGATCCGTCGCCgccatcttcttcctctggaATCTTCTCCTCCATTTTCCCTCATCCCTCCAAG GGCGTTACAAGAGATGGTCAAAGCTCCAAACATGGCTCACAAG CTCAACGTAGAGAATCTTCAAATGTACAAGACAGAGTTGAGCCATGCAATCTAAGCTCTTCTCTTTACTACGGTGGTCAAGACGTATACCCTCGATCCACCACCAACCAAAGTTACCCTACA GTTAAAAACGAGGGTCCAAGAAGCCAGGAAAACGATGCTAATGGACAGAACTCACAAGATGTTTCAAGAGGGAACTGGTGGCAAG
- the LOC108847400 gene encoding uncharacterized protein LOC108847400 isoform X2 → MEGKGRIASSTSSSLTTELFGSRDPSPPSSSSGIFSSIFPHPSKGVTRDGQSSKHGSQAQRRESSNVQDRVEPCNLSSSLYYGGQDVYPRSTTNQSYPTVKNEGPRSQENDANGQNSQDVSRGNWWQGSLYY, encoded by the exons ATGGAAGGTAAAGGACGAATTGCAtcatcaacttcttcttctttaaccaCCGAACTCTTCGGCTCCAGAGATCCGTCGCCgccatcttcttcctctggaATCTTCTCCTCCATTTTCCCTCATCCCTCCAAG GGCGTTACAAGAGATGGTCAAAGCTCCAAACATGGCTCACAAG CTCAACGTAGAGAATCTTCAAATGTACAAGACAGAGTTGAGCCATGCAATCTAAGCTCTTCTCTTTACTACGGTGGTCAAGACGTATACCCTCGATCCACCACCAACCAAAGTTACCCTACA GTTAAAAACGAGGGTCCAAGAAGCCAGGAAAACGATGCTAATGGACAGAACTCACAAGATGTTTCAAGAGGGAACTGGTGGCAAGGTTCTCTTTATTACTAA